TTTCCAAAATTAGTTCCTCCACCACCTGCCAACAAAGTTGTCAAAGCGTTTATACCTGCATTGACTAAAATGTTACTGTCAATTTCTTTTCTTTCAAACGCCTTTCCAAGTTTTACGTCTTCATCATTAGCAAATTTTTCCAATAACCAAGTCGCTTTCCAATTGCCCTTTTCTCTTAATCCTTTATCCATATTATTATTTTACCTTTTTTAATGATTCGTTGTAAGCCTTGTCTTTGGCTTCCTCTACTTCAACAGCCTCGACTCGCTGTTTAATTTCATCAACTCCCTCCAAAAACTTTTGCGCAACGCTCAACTTCACTTGGCAGTAAGCATTGGCGAAAGGATTGAAGATTGATACCATTTTTTCTTCGCTCATATTTGTAAACTTAAATTAATTATTATATCAACTGGGGCAGAACGAAAGGAGAACTACCCCAGTCGTCAACCTTATTTTCTCGCTGATCGCTTTCGGGGTCGTAGCATTCTGTCCACTGGCGCTTTCGTAATTTCTCTGTCCTCTATCCTTTCTTCTTTCTTCGGCTTCATTTGCTCGGCTATTCTCATTTGCTCCGATTTGCTACATTCCTTAACACAATTCTTTTTTGTTAGTGTGTCAAATTGCTCCGGAGTTAATTCGACAACACTTCCTTTCTCTTGCAAAGTTCCTCCAAGATAGAACTTGCTAATGACTATTGCTTTTGTCATAGTTTTTATATTAAAAAATTAATTAATACACCCCTTTTTTCTTAGCAACTCCTTATCTTCTAAAGCTACATCGACCTCGTTCCCCTCACCGTATAGCTTCCCTTTATAGTAGAACTTTGTCTTTGCAACAAACTTTGTTAAAAAATTCACTTTATCTAATCTGCTTGATTTTTTCTCTCTTTGAAATTTCATTTTCGGCAATTTCTTTCCCCACATTTTTTCCGCAAGTTCTTCCATTTTTCCAGCGTAGTTGAATCTTCCCTCACTCTTGCTTAGAAAATGTATCATTGGATTTTCTACATATCCGAATGTCATTCCCATTTCATTTGCCCGTAAAAATAAATCTCTATCCTCGCACCCGTTTTTAAATATCTCATTCAGTCCTCCCAGTTTTTCCCACGCCTTGCGCTTGACTTTAAAACAATATCCTGACGGCACATCTACATCTACCAAATACGCGGACAAAAATGCTTTCATATTATTCTCTCGATTGTGTCCTATCCCGTAAAATGTATTTCTTAATTCTGGAATGAACTGCGCTACTCCCGTAATATCCGAATCGTCCTCAACCATTGCCTTTAAAACATCTTCTATCGGCTCTGTATCATCGTTTAGAAATATAATGTTATCAGTCGTTGCTATCCTTGCGCCCTTATTGCAATTCTCGGCGAATGTTCCGCCGGAAACAATTATTATGTTAAAATTCCTATTCGATATTCTTTCTAGGCAACCCCACAAATATTTATGCTGATCGTGGTGTGGGATAACTATATCCGCTATCTTAATTTTCAAATGTTTTTCAAATAATTCTTTTTTAGCGTCTTGATGGTTTTTTCCCATTGAAATTCCGTGCGGTCTGTTTTTTGTTTTGAATAAAATCTTATCCACAAATACTGGCTTGAATCCCGCCCGTGTAATTCTTATCCATAAATCCCAGTCATTAAATCTATCTCGCTTTTCGTCAAATACTGGATTGACTTCCGCCCGTATCAATGACATTGTGCTAATTCCGCAAAACCATTCTAGGTATGCCTCGCTCCATTTATCTTCCGGAATAGCGCCTTTGTTTTTATTGAACTCAACACTATCAATAGTGAATCTTCCAAACGCCCAGCTCGCTTCCTTATTTTCTTTTAGCGCCTTGTATAAATTTTCTATGCAGTCTTTTTCTAGCGCCAAGTCATTGTCGCAAAAAAATATGAACTTTCCTTTCGCTTTTTTATATCCTGTATTCCTAGCCCAACTTGCACCTTTCCCGTCTTTATCTATCACTTCTATTATTTGCAAATTCTTATAGGTTTGTTTTTTCAAATAAGGTAAGGTTTCGTTTTTTTCTCCTGCCCTATTTGGAATTATTACAGAAATTAATTCTTTCATATGCTTTTGCGACGGGGCGAGTGTTTTTCAACTCGCCCCAGCCCCCTAAATTAAGTTATTTAGTTTTACTTAGTAGGCGGACGGAACATCAAGAATAACAGCAGCTTGCTTCATCGCCATATCGCCGTCAACTCTCTTGACCAAACGAATGGTAATTTCGTCGTATCTGAATCTATCGTGAATCGAAGCGTCAACGGTAATGCCCTCTCTATCTCCAATGTAATACCAGCTGAAATCAACGAATGCCAAATCTCCTTTATCTCCCAAGTCAGAACATTTTTCAGTTTCAATGAACGGCTTACCTTTCAAAGTAACGGCAGCCTCGGACTTCAAAGATTCTGATAGCAAAGGACGTTTGTCGGTTGTGCTTACAGTCAATCCGTCAATGTATTGGATAGCGCCAGTGCTACCAATCCATACAGCTTTCTTTCTGAATACAGGTTTCAAAGCATAGAACATATCGTTAATGTCTTTGCCTGAAATCTGATCGGCTACTTCTCGGTTTATAACAGCGATATCTCCGTCAACCAAAATTCCGTTCGGGTGAGCTCCACCAACACCAGTCAAAAATTCCTGATCCTCGAAATATGCAGCAGCTCTTCCGAAAATATTGACAACATAGTTCGCAAAGTCAATATTGCTGTCTGACAAAATTTCTCTCGATTCGGTTGTGAGCATAAGCATCTTTTTGGCAGTCAAGGAAATCTGAGTAAGTGTGAATTTCTTATCCGTAGTCGTTTCAGATTCTCCAACCCAAGAAACAACAACACCACCAAACTGACTCGCTGATTGGTCAAGTTTTCCACTCTTCCAAACATCGGACT
The genomic region above belongs to Parcubacteria group bacterium and contains:
- a CDS encoding glycosyltransferase family 2 protein, which translates into the protein MKELISVIIPNRAGEKNETLPYLKKQTYKNLQIIEVIDKDGKGASWARNTGYKKAKGKFIFFCDNDLALEKDCIENLYKALKENKEASWAFGRFTIDSVEFNKNKGAIPEDKWSEAYLEWFCGISTMSLIRAEVNPVFDEKRDRFNDWDLWIRITRAGFKPVFVDKILFKTKNRPHGISMGKNHQDAKKELFEKHLKIKIADIVIPHHDQHKYLWGCLERISNRNFNIIIVSGGTFAENCNKGARIATTDNIIFLNDDTEPIEDVLKAMVEDDSDITGVAQFIPELRNTFYGIGHNRENNMKAFLSAYLVDVDVPSGYCFKVKRKAWEKLGGLNEIFKNGCEDRDLFLRANEMGMTFGYVENPMIHFLSKSEGRFNYAGKMEELAEKMWGKKLPKMKFQREKKSSRLDKVNFLTKFVAKTKFYYKGKLYGEGNEVDVALEDKELLRKKGCIN
- a CDS encoding phage major capsid protein — protein: MEFTKEQLEAIGASVGDAVSKKMEEIKSIVKEETKGDEKIIKDIKEIGEKSIMKVERVKAPFVQLGSEMEKFCDNFKTLLMGGTIDKAAFNETTDADGGYTVPVELEASILSYIEEEAIVRPRATIIKMKSDVWKSGKLDQSASQFGGVVVSWVGESETTTDKKFTLTQISLTAKKMLMLTTESREILSDSNIDFANYVVNIFGRAAAYFEDQEFLTGVGGAHPNGILVDGDIAVINREVADQISGKDINDMFYALKPVFRKKAVWIGSTGAIQYIDGLTVSTTDKRPLLSESLKSEAAVTLKGKPFIETEKCSDLGDKGDLAFVDFSWYYIGDREGITVDASIHDRFRYDEITIRLVKRVDGDMAMKQAAVILDVPSAY